One Oscillospiraceae bacterium genomic region harbors:
- a CDS encoding helix-turn-helix domain-containing protein: protein MNDLSFGDYLRTLIKQAGMTQTQFYTSLGITKPYFYDILSGRVSPPPPELQFKSIEILGTDGDARTLFFDLAAKDRGEVPADIARWINTHPSMIKDIRNSINEQTILEENYGKDKRGISD from the coding sequence GTGAATGATCTATCTTTTGGAGATTACCTCCGAACTTTAATAAAGCAAGCTGGTATGACGCAAACTCAGTTTTACACCTCTTTAGGAATAACGAAGCCATATTTTTATGACATTCTATCTGGAAGAGTTAGTCCTCCTCCTCCTGAACTCCAATTTAAGTCAATAGAAATATTAGGGACAGATGGAGACGCACGAACTCTTTTTTTTGATCTAGCTGCCAAAGACAGAGGCGAAGTCCCTGCAGATATTGCTCGCTGGATTAACACACATCCTAGTATGATAAAGGACATACGAAACAGCATAAATGAACAAACAATTTTGGAGGAAAATTATGGAAAAGATAAGAGAGGGATATCTGACTGA
- a CDS encoding prepilin-type N-terminal cleavage/methylation domain-containing protein produces the protein MAKKNSKRGFTLVELIVVLVILAILAALLIPALTGYIDKARKSQVVAETRALTQAVQTEMSTIYGLNNSFQRQKSIGKPLTIASKTGKYSDNGGNTSTGDLGDLKEHYEEIIHLSEVPALEKGLTALNDAYFYSFIDENGAVMWTVYDNGNGYTGIYCGDDGKIDSFKSGEVKNAGSYKDLYAGYVIYYNKRDIGGLDVFKKDVFYATLGIENY, from the coding sequence ATGGCGAAGAAAAATTCGAAACGCGGGTTTACGCTGGTCGAGCTCATTGTTGTACTGGTGATTCTGGCTATTCTTGCAGCACTGCTGATTCCGGCACTTACCGGGTACATTGACAAGGCCAGAAAGAGTCAGGTCGTGGCAGAAACGCGAGCGTTGACGCAGGCTGTGCAGACTGAGATGTCTACGATATACGGTCTCAATAATTCGTTTCAACGGCAAAAAAGTATTGGTAAGCCGCTGACGATTGCTTCTAAAACAGGAAAATATTCAGACAATGGTGGTAACACATCTACCGGAGACTTGGGCGATTTAAAAGAGCACTACGAAGAGATAATTCATCTTTCGGAAGTCCCTGCGTTAGAGAAGGGGCTCACGGCATTAAATGATGCCTATTTTTACTCGTTCATCGACGAAAACGGCGCAGTGATGTGGACGGTATACGATAACGGCAATGGGTATACCGGGATATATTGTGGCGATGACGGAAAGATTGATTCATTTAAAAGTGGCGAAGTTAAGAACGCAGGGAGCTACAAAGACCTTTATGCGGGATATGTTATCTATTACAACAAAAGAGATATAGGCGGTCTTGATGTGTTTAAAAAAGATGTTTTTTACGCTACATTAGGAATTGAAAACTATTAA
- a CDS encoding glycosyltransferase: protein MNTTPESLPVVTILIATFNSEKILPRTLEGIKKQSYPQDKLDLLAVDGGSTDGTYALIERYGGRVIHNPRTEPVHAKLLGMQAARGRYVLTLDHDEVMVNPDSILHKVQALQAHPECKAALCGGYLRPDDYPLLNQYISEFGDPYSLFIYRFSKSYGFFEKNLRDFYDVRWEDEHTLCVSFQELHRFPLIELVCAGTMIDKEYFSFCMQDETELVHAFYIMRAQGDTQLLVVKNDPLLHYSADSLKAYWPKLRYRVWNNVNKAKEDNAGYAGRERFQPGIGKKALLFVPYTGFILPALADGIGLAISRKNPIYLMHPIFCWYVLLQIVYQYTRKLLKAPTKAKSYDGKKEIS from the coding sequence ATGAACACTACACCCGAATCCCTGCCTGTTGTAACGATCCTGATTGCCACATTCAACTCGGAAAAGATTTTGCCCCGCACGCTGGAAGGTATTAAAAAGCAGAGTTACCCCCAGGACAAGCTGGACCTGTTGGCTGTGGATGGCGGCAGCACCGACGGCACCTATGCCTTGATTGAACGTTACGGCGGCCGGGTCATCCACAATCCCAGAACCGAGCCTGTGCACGCTAAACTGTTGGGCATGCAGGCCGCCAGGGGGCGCTATGTGCTGACGCTGGACCACGATGAGGTCATGGTCAACCCGGACAGTATTCTGCACAAGGTGCAGGCCTTGCAGGCCCACCCCGAATGCAAGGCCGCGCTGTGCGGCGGCTATCTGCGTCCCGACGATTATCCGCTGCTGAACCAATATATTTCCGAGTTCGGCGACCCCTATTCCCTGTTCATCTACCGTTTTTCCAAAAGCTACGGCTTTTTTGAGAAAAACCTGCGGGACTTTTACGACGTCCGTTGGGAGGACGAGCACACACTCTGTGTCTCGTTCCAAGAGCTGCACCGTTTCCCGCTGATTGAGCTGGTCTGCGCAGGTACAATGATCGATAAAGAATATTTTTCGTTCTGCATGCAGGACGAGACCGAACTGGTCCACGCCTTTTACATCATGCGCGCCCAGGGTGACACCCAACTGCTGGTCGTCAAAAACGACCCGCTGCTGCACTACTCGGCCGATTCACTGAAAGCTTACTGGCCCAAGCTGCGCTACCGCGTGTGGAATAACGTCAACAAAGCCAAAGAAGACAACGCCGGCTACGCCGGGCGCGAGCGCTTCCAGCCAGGCATCGGCAAAAAGGCGTTGCTGTTTGTGCCGTACACCGGGTTTATTCTTCCCGCGCTCGCCGATGGCATTGGGCTTGCCATCTCCCGCAAAAACCCGATTTACCTGATGCATCCGATTTTTTGCTGGTATGTGCTGCTGCAAATTGTTTACCAGTACACCCGTAAGCTGCTGAAAGCCCCCACCAAAGCCAAAAGCTACGATGGCAAAAAGGAAATCTCTTAA
- a CDS encoding glycosyltransferase family 2 protein, giving the protein MAKLSGKLSVLMPAYNEETIIYENALEAARQICPLADDYELLVIDDGSSDRTKAEIERAAAENPKICCISYQPNQGKGGALREGTAHATGDYIAFCDADLDLAPEQLADFIDRMQRENADVVIGSKMHPESKVDYPAIRRVYSWGYYILLLILFRLNVRDTQTGLKLFKAEVIKPVMRQILVKRFAFDIEVLAIINARGYKITSAPIEVVFHRASFGRIGYQDIRNMFVDTLAIFYRLHILHYYDKADTLERS; this is encoded by the coding sequence ATGGCAAAACTGTCAGGCAAGCTTTCCGTACTGATGCCTGCTTATAATGAGGAAACCATCATCTACGAAAACGCGCTGGAAGCTGCGCGGCAGATCTGCCCGCTGGCGGATGACTATGAATTGCTGGTCATCGACGACGGCAGCAGCGACCGCACCAAAGCGGAGATCGAGCGCGCCGCAGCCGAGAATCCGAAGATCTGCTGCATCAGCTACCAGCCCAACCAGGGCAAGGGCGGCGCGCTGCGCGAGGGCACGGCCCACGCCACGGGTGACTATATTGCTTTCTGTGATGCCGATTTGGATTTAGCGCCCGAACAGCTGGCAGACTTTATCGATCGTATGCAGCGGGAAAATGCTGATGTTGTCATTGGCAGCAAGATGCACCCGGAATCCAAGGTCGATTACCCGGCCATCCGGCGCGTGTACAGCTGGGGTTATTATATTCTGCTGTTAATTCTTTTCCGCTTGAACGTGCGGGACACCCAGACCGGCCTGAAGCTGTTTAAGGCCGAGGTCATCAAGCCGGTCATGCGGCAGATCCTGGTCAAGCGTTTTGCGTTTGATATTGAGGTTTTGGCTATCATCAATGCACGCGGATATAAAATCACTTCCGCACCGATTGAGGTAGTGTTCCACCGGGCTTCTTTCGGGCGGATCGGATATCAGGACATTCGCAATATGTTTGTCGATACGCTGGCAATTTTTTATCGTTTGCACATTCTGCATTACTATGATAAAGCAGATACGCTGGAAAGGTCTTAA
- a CDS encoding UDP-N-acetylglucosamine 2-epimerase, with the protein MAQSGIYFFIGTEAELIKLFPVMLQLQAQQVPYHIIASGQNDIVKSTILRALNGGHVDLELSKESDIKKSAAGLMQWFAATWHKGKKAIPAHFGRDTLRGATMVVHGDTVSTVMGAYLAKHFGMRVAHVEAGLRSHNWLNPFPEEIDRVLTSRCVRLHFAPGQEAAANLSKAKGLVVNTTYNTIADSLAYSRTIPCKDPVIAELQSAPYFVFVMHRQENLANKTLVRDMLSRALQQAESMHCVMILHKPTEVTLQEMGLLDTVKQNAHVTALPRVEYFDFMKLLEGAAFVITDGGSNQEELSYMGKPCLILRTHTERSDGLGQNVVMYQESMQVVDDFIVHYPDYQRPPIVPAQSPARMIATALMKS; encoded by the coding sequence ATGGCACAGTCAGGTATTTATTTTTTCATCGGCACGGAGGCCGAACTGATCAAGCTTTTTCCTGTAATGCTGCAATTGCAGGCGCAGCAGGTTCCCTATCATATCATCGCATCTGGGCAGAACGATATTGTAAAAAGCACCATTCTGCGCGCCCTCAACGGCGGCCATGTGGATTTGGAGCTGAGCAAGGAAAGCGACATTAAAAAGTCGGCTGCCGGGTTGATGCAGTGGTTTGCTGCCACCTGGCACAAAGGGAAAAAGGCCATTCCCGCGCATTTCGGCAGAGATACCCTGCGCGGCGCTACGATGGTCGTACACGGTGATACCGTTTCCACCGTTATGGGTGCGTACCTAGCAAAGCACTTCGGCATGCGTGTGGCCCATGTAGAGGCCGGCCTGCGCAGCCACAACTGGCTGAATCCCTTTCCCGAAGAAATTGACCGTGTACTGACCAGCCGCTGTGTACGGCTACACTTTGCCCCCGGCCAGGAGGCTGCTGCTAACCTGAGCAAGGCCAAGGGGCTTGTGGTAAACACCACTTATAATACGATTGCCGACAGCCTTGCCTACTCCCGCACGATTCCCTGCAAGGACCCAGTTATCGCAGAATTGCAGAGCGCTCCTTACTTTGTGTTTGTCATGCACCGGCAGGAGAATCTTGCCAACAAAACGTTGGTGCGCGATATGCTGTCCCGCGCGCTGCAACAGGCTGAAAGCATGCACTGTGTGATGATCCTGCATAAGCCTACTGAAGTAACGCTGCAGGAGATGGGGCTACTGGACACTGTAAAGCAAAATGCACACGTGACCGCCTTACCCCGTGTGGAGTATTTTGATTTCATGAAACTGCTGGAGGGCGCGGCGTTTGTCATTACGGATGGTGGCAGTAACCAGGAAGAGTTGAGTTACATGGGCAAACCCTGCTTAATTCTGCGCACTCATACCGAGCGCAGCGACGGCCTTGGCCAGAATGTGGTCATGTACCAGGAGAGCATGCAGGTCGTGGATGATTTTATTGTCCACTATCCCGACTACCAGCGCCCGCCCATCGTACCCGCGCAGTCCCCTGCCCGGATGATTGCCACTGCGCTTATGAAGAGCTGA